Proteins from a genomic interval of Corynebacterium deserti GIMN1.010:
- a CDS encoding SAM-dependent methyltransferase, giving the protein MSNAIAQDLMTIADIVEATTTAPIPFHITAFDGSSTGPEDAQYKLHVANTNAVSYIATAPGDLGLARAYLMGDLLVEGEHPGHPYGIFDALQEFYHCFKRPDATTSLTIMRTLRKMNALKFQAIPEMEQAPAWRKALINGLASRHSKDRDKKAISYHYDVGNEFYELFLDTSMTYTCAYYPTPDASLEDAQENKYRLIFDKLRLKPGDTLLDVGCGWGGMIRYAARHGVKAIGVTLSEQQYRWGYEEIARQGLSDLAEVRFMDYRDVPEKDFDAISAIGIIEHIGVGNYSDYFELLNSKLKPGGLMLNHGITYPDNRPRHAGAFIDRYIFPDGELTGSGTVIKHMQDNGFEVLHEENLRFDYQRTLNAWCENLKAKWDEAVELVGEPTARLFGLYMAGSEWGFAHNVVQLHQVLGVKLDERGSRGDVPERMWWTV; this is encoded by the coding sequence ATGAGTAACGCCATCGCGCAGGACCTCATGACCATCGCCGACATCGTCGAGGCCACGACAACCGCGCCCATTCCATTCCACATCACTGCGTTCGACGGAAGCTCCACCGGACCAGAAGATGCACAGTACAAACTCCACGTGGCCAACACCAACGCAGTGTCCTACATCGCCACCGCGCCGGGTGATTTGGGCTTGGCGCGCGCCTACCTGATGGGTGATCTCCTCGTGGAAGGCGAGCACCCTGGACATCCGTATGGCATTTTCGATGCTCTTCAAGAGTTTTACCATTGCTTCAAACGACCCGACGCCACCACGTCGTTGACTATCATGCGCACCCTGCGGAAGATGAATGCACTGAAATTCCAAGCCATCCCAGAGATGGAACAAGCACCTGCATGGCGCAAAGCATTGATCAATGGTTTAGCATCCAGACACTCTAAAGACCGAGACAAGAAGGCCATTAGCTACCACTACGACGTGGGCAATGAGTTCTACGAGCTCTTTTTGGACACGTCCATGACGTACACCTGCGCGTATTACCCAACTCCAGATGCAAGTCTGGAGGATGCGCAAGAAAACAAGTACCGCCTCATTTTTGATAAGTTGCGTCTCAAGCCAGGCGATACGCTTCTTGATGTCGGCTGCGGCTGGGGTGGCATGATCCGATACGCTGCCCGCCACGGTGTCAAAGCCATCGGCGTGACGTTGTCCGAACAGCAGTACCGATGGGGATATGAGGAGATTGCGCGCCAAGGACTGTCTGATCTGGCCGAAGTTCGTTTCATGGATTACCGCGACGTGCCGGAAAAAGACTTCGACGCCATCTCTGCCATCGGCATCATTGAACACATTGGTGTGGGCAATTACTCCGACTACTTTGAGCTCTTAAACAGCAAGCTCAAGCCCGGTGGATTGATGCTCAACCACGGCATTACCTACCCGGACAATCGTCCCCGTCATGCTGGTGCCTTCATTGATCGCTACATTTTCCCAGACGGTGAGCTCACCGGATCGGGCACGGTAATCAAACATATGCAGGACAATGGTTTTGAAGTCTTGCACGAAGAAAACCTTCGATTTGATTACCAGCGCACACTCAACGCGTGGTGCGAGAACCTCAAAGCCAAGTGGGATGAGGCCGTCGAACTGGTTGGTGAACCCACGGCCCGACTTTTCGGCTTGTACATGGCAGGCTCTGAATGGGGATTTGCCCACAATGTGGTGCAACTTCACCAGGTCCTGGGCGTTAAGTTGGACGAGCGTGGCAGCAGGGGAGACGTTCCTGAAAGAATGTGGTGGACTGTCTAG
- a CDS encoding TIGR02611 family protein — MGSMREMVSDRIDRLQESHARSKQKKFGFLVRPGTLILGWVITIIGLITIPLPGQGWLTTFIGVGILSLEQKWAKKLLGWGVHQYDRFFAWYGQKSFRFRMIMLALMIILIWVVFMLTFFLMWHAGTIPWADEFFTWLGFSR; from the coding sequence ATGGGTAGCATGCGAGAAATGGTCAGTGATCGCATTGACCGACTGCAAGAGTCACACGCCCGATCCAAACAGAAGAAGTTTGGGTTCCTCGTTCGACCAGGCACATTGATCTTGGGGTGGGTAATCACCATCATTGGTTTGATCACCATCCCGCTGCCCGGTCAAGGCTGGCTGACCACTTTCATTGGTGTCGGAATCTTGTCCCTAGAGCAAAAATGGGCAAAGAAACTCCTCGGGTGGGGCGTGCATCAATACGATCGCTTTTTCGCCTGGTACGGGCAAAAGTCCTTCCGCTTCCGCATGATCATGCTTGCTCTCATGATCATTCTCATCTGGGTTGTCTTCATGCTGACGTTCTTCTTGATGTGGCACGCGGGCACCATTCCGTGGGCCGATGAGTTTTTCACCTGGTTAGGTTTTAGCCGCTAG
- the mycP gene encoding type VII secretion-associated serine protease mycosin: MRKLCAAIVTSLSVFVIPPPAAAQDVEALVCPDIRVVDPAGTSMDEHLRTSLDKAHQIATGNGVMVAVIDTGVSLHPRLPHLVPGGDLVGAHHSPDVPGEFIDCDGHGTIVAGIIAAQPNRGSGWPYDGTGDSFVGVAPQAGIISIKQTSAYVRTREDSMIGTLSTLAESIHRAIDAGAHVINISVVSCLPASDTNSDLSFAPLTDALNHAEFQGVIIVAAAGNLSTGCPPGSVVYPAHSDTVLSVSARFDSHTMAEYSMPGPQQVLSAPSNISAGLSPRGDGFASHMISQSGDSPFEGTSFAAPVVSATAALLKERFPHASPQEIRTRIFNSVDPARGAIDPHLALTQELYPTIPATHELALSFPRQEDRQVQHRSLGVLGALVALVGALAVVAGVRRKAQSV, translated from the coding sequence ATGCGAAAGCTTTGCGCAGCGATCGTCACGAGCCTCTCCGTTTTTGTCATTCCACCACCTGCTGCAGCTCAAGATGTCGAAGCTCTTGTGTGTCCTGATATTCGTGTCGTTGACCCCGCTGGAACGTCAATGGATGAGCACCTGAGAACCTCCCTGGACAAGGCTCATCAGATTGCAACCGGGAACGGTGTGATGGTCGCCGTTATCGATACCGGTGTTTCCCTGCATCCTAGGCTTCCCCACCTTGTTCCGGGTGGCGATCTCGTGGGTGCCCACCACAGCCCCGATGTCCCAGGTGAGTTCATTGATTGCGATGGCCACGGCACGATCGTTGCAGGCATCATTGCAGCCCAACCCAATCGAGGATCTGGATGGCCTTACGATGGAACCGGCGATTCTTTCGTCGGTGTTGCACCACAGGCTGGGATTATCTCGATTAAACAAACCAGTGCTTATGTGAGGACTCGCGAAGATTCCATGATCGGCACGTTGAGTACCTTGGCGGAGTCGATCCACAGGGCTATTGACGCGGGAGCTCACGTGATCAATATTTCGGTGGTGTCGTGTCTTCCAGCGAGTGACACCAACTCTGATCTTTCGTTTGCACCACTGACCGATGCTCTTAACCACGCAGAGTTTCAAGGTGTCATCATTGTCGCAGCCGCAGGCAACCTAAGTACCGGTTGTCCACCCGGATCAGTGGTGTATCCAGCGCATTCAGACACGGTGTTGTCCGTATCGGCACGTTTTGATTCCCATACGATGGCGGAATACTCCATGCCAGGCCCGCAACAAGTACTGTCGGCGCCCAGTAATATTTCTGCGGGTCTCTCCCCTCGTGGCGACGGCTTTGCCAGTCATATGATTTCCCAATCCGGGGACAGTCCTTTTGAGGGCACGAGTTTCGCAGCTCCTGTTGTCAGTGCTACTGCTGCATTGCTCAAAGAACGGTTCCCGCATGCGTCACCTCAAGAAATTAGGACGCGCATTTTCAATAGTGTGGATCCTGCAAGAGGTGCCATTGATCCTCATTTGGCTTTGACGCAGGAGTTGTACCCGACAATCCCGGCGACTCATGAGCTGGCCTTGAGTTTTCCCAGGCAAGAAGACCGCCAAGTACAACACCGCAGCTTGGGAGTCTTGGGCGCTTTAGTGGCACTTGTGGGTGCCCTAGCTGTGGTGGCAGGGGTGCGTCGAAAAGCCCAATCTGTGTGA
- the eccD gene encoding type VII secretion integral membrane protein EccD, producing the protein MAIDNLLRVSVRIDLTVGDMPVAVADLALPAGSSIAEILDEILELTGAPHISRPWVARTAAGAPIDSGLPLSATQVAQGDVIVLSPQRELPAPIIRDVAEALVEHSADHRAGHLLELMTCAGIVGISTLLFSPLAAEINVAARLAMLLGICALLLLWLPTHRTPVLSSALPIALSIGASVASAVFVSTSTGDSSHAVSWILLSVSGTLLVACGVVHLVFRPALLGTATLVTIALHLLVLAGTSALWDRHVLEDFSGPASVTIAVSTIGLSLAPKLAAQLAGVRVPTLPTAGQDLSVSDAPLPEPEKRIKKTKTLFDAQMLGHATVCAPLLLLSTSPGTWVSILFAACVAIASLLHANRHQVAIPVWSLMVVAALGSVSMIVSAAFSPNPSPAWIIFSALVALVLATVGVWVAKIPPLEPTTIVWLERLETLCLAASLPLALHVLDVFGMLRGLDIGLGS; encoded by the coding sequence TTGGCTATCGACAATTTGCTGCGGGTCAGTGTCCGCATCGATCTCACCGTGGGCGATATGCCTGTCGCGGTGGCAGACCTTGCATTACCTGCAGGTTCATCCATCGCTGAGATCCTAGATGAGATCCTAGAACTAACAGGTGCTCCCCATATTTCACGACCATGGGTGGCACGTACGGCAGCAGGAGCTCCCATCGACAGCGGACTTCCTTTATCTGCCACGCAGGTAGCACAAGGCGATGTCATTGTGCTGTCGCCCCAGCGTGAGCTACCTGCGCCTATTATTCGAGACGTCGCTGAGGCTCTGGTTGAACACTCCGCTGATCATCGCGCCGGTCACCTCCTTGAGCTCATGACGTGCGCAGGAATAGTCGGAATCAGCACACTACTTTTCAGCCCACTAGCTGCAGAGATCAACGTTGCAGCTCGGCTGGCCATGCTCCTTGGCATTTGTGCCCTGTTGTTATTGTGGCTTCCAACGCACCGCACCCCCGTGCTCTCGTCTGCACTCCCCATCGCGTTGTCCATCGGTGCGAGCGTGGCCTCTGCGGTGTTCGTATCCACCAGCACTGGAGATTCCTCTCACGCGGTGTCGTGGATTCTTCTTTCAGTATCCGGAACATTGCTTGTTGCCTGCGGTGTTGTTCACTTGGTGTTTCGCCCAGCACTGTTGGGGACTGCCACGCTTGTCACCATTGCGCTGCATCTGCTGGTTCTGGCGGGGACAAGTGCCTTGTGGGATCGACACGTCTTGGAAGATTTCAGTGGTCCAGCTTCGGTCACCATCGCTGTGTCGACAATCGGTTTGAGCCTCGCCCCAAAGTTGGCAGCGCAGCTTGCTGGGGTTCGCGTTCCAACGCTTCCAACCGCAGGTCAAGACTTATCGGTGAGCGACGCTCCCCTGCCCGAGCCCGAAAAACGCATTAAAAAAACAAAAACGCTTTTCGACGCCCAAATGCTTGGTCACGCAACCGTCTGCGCCCCGTTGTTGCTGCTCAGCACATCACCTGGCACGTGGGTGTCGATACTTTTCGCAGCGTGTGTTGCGATCGCCTCGTTGTTGCATGCGAATCGCCACCAAGTGGCCATCCCAGTGTGGTCGCTCATGGTTGTTGCGGCACTAGGAAGTGTGTCCATGATCGTGTCCGCGGCGTTTTCGCCGAATCCTTCACCTGCATGGATCATTTTCAGTGCCCTCGTTGCGCTCGTTTTAGCCACTGTCGGGGTGTGGGTTGCCAAGATTCCACCGCTTGAACCAACGACCATCGTGTGGTTGGAACGATTAGAAACGTTGTGTCTTGCAGCAAGCCTCCCGCTGGCCCTCCACGTGCTTGATGTGTTTGGCATGCTCCGCGGGCTCGATATTGGGTTGGGTAGCTGA
- the eccCa gene encoding type VII secretion protein EccCa — MAAPAGNQVQQAQQGQQVASSNSAKNIIVDPVTWHDRDPAPPLPSEPLVAETVPQAVRPAPRPLIKVLMPVIMIAMVLAMVGLMVLTSGQLNPMVLIFPLMMGLSMLMMFAPTEGDDTDEVRRTYLRHLDALRGKAVEHAEAQRRHELHRHPDPTSLWSTLGQRRMWERTKDDPDCLEIRFGLGTTRLDPAITVKDSGSPEDLDPVCAVSLRHTIRAVGSVQAMPVSVQLQAFRFLGLNGPGAHGLARAIVVQLLYHHGPEVVSVSTVEEITGHTPNPEWEWLKWVPHSKDPERAAYRILLVDSVLTTGSERFIDDPTWTTIINIGAHVSTALGQLAEDEGLLLFVDKRMRVATAQGAEDLGAPDAVGRELAGAFGRRLTAFRRHTASTSRMSGELLPLLGIDVGELSADILWPARRDPSTRLTVPLGLSAAGTPMMLDLKESAHGGMGPHGLCIGATGSGKSELLRTLVVGLALTHSPAELNLVLVDFKGGATFLGFEDLPHTSAVITNLEEESVLVERMRDALSGEMNRRQEVLRQASCANVDEYNKQAAHPMPALLIVIDEFSELLGQHPDFADLFVAVGRLGRSLHIHLLLASQRLDEGRLRGLDSHLSYRIGLKTFSASESRQVLGINDAYHLPNQPGAGFLKSDVDTVTRFQASYVSGPLTRRIAPTASTQRVRRFEGWEIEHDTEIIEDTTQTLIDTTLTHTTTAAAHRGFSAHRVWLPPLPAEVSIGSVAESTGELSAVIGMIDKPYLQRQDPLIIDFSVNGGSGHWAICGGPQTGKSTALRSIVVSLSATHSTQDIRFYVLDLAGTSLTHLERLPHVAGVANRTQPERVRRVVDEVTGLVNNPESRHTFLIVDGWHALTQDFDELFDAFSNIAAHGLAARVHLVISTQRWSSVRPAVRDLVTGRIELKLGEAMDSVIDRKTQLRVPARPGRGITQDKEHILIAHTSTQDIAHVQAVAAEQGQQPVPRLAVLPAHIALHDLAPATTPGIPFARGGATLSTLTWDPAASRHLLAFGSQGCGKSTLIHTIATGLGIVGREAARIVMFDFRRTHLGLIPEDMLAAYCATSTAAQKTVTDMEATLSSRLPGADITPTQLRERSWWQGPDIYLVIDDYDLLPAGILHPLRDIVPHARDVGLHVVIARKAGGAARALYDPVLSEIKDQSPHIVLFDADRDEGAILGLKPTPQPPGRVAMSIRGENTGVAHIARIGGDA; from the coding sequence ATGGCAGCACCGGCGGGGAACCAAGTGCAACAAGCACAACAAGGGCAACAGGTAGCATCATCAAATTCGGCGAAAAACATCATCGTTGATCCTGTGACCTGGCATGACCGCGATCCGGCTCCGCCACTCCCCAGTGAACCTCTCGTTGCGGAGACTGTTCCACAGGCGGTACGTCCTGCCCCGCGTCCACTGATCAAAGTGCTCATGCCGGTCATCATGATTGCCATGGTGCTGGCAATGGTTGGGCTTATGGTGTTGACAAGTGGACAGCTCAATCCCATGGTGCTTATTTTTCCTCTCATGATGGGTTTGAGCATGCTCATGATGTTCGCCCCGACGGAAGGCGATGACACCGATGAGGTGCGGCGCACGTATCTCAGGCACCTTGATGCACTGCGAGGAAAGGCCGTGGAACATGCGGAGGCGCAGCGTCGACATGAGTTGCATCGTCACCCGGATCCCACGAGTTTGTGGTCGACGCTTGGACAACGTCGCATGTGGGAGCGCACCAAGGATGATCCGGATTGTTTGGAGATTCGCTTTGGCCTGGGCACTACGCGCTTGGATCCTGCGATCACGGTGAAAGATTCCGGTTCGCCGGAGGATTTGGATCCGGTGTGTGCGGTCTCGCTTCGCCATACGATCCGGGCGGTGGGTTCGGTGCAGGCCATGCCGGTGTCGGTGCAGTTGCAGGCGTTTCGCTTCCTTGGTCTCAACGGGCCTGGCGCGCATGGGTTGGCGCGGGCGATTGTGGTGCAGTTGTTGTATCACCATGGCCCGGAGGTGGTCAGTGTGTCGACGGTGGAGGAGATCACCGGGCACACACCGAATCCGGAGTGGGAGTGGTTGAAGTGGGTGCCACATTCTAAGGACCCGGAGCGGGCTGCGTATCGGATTTTGCTGGTTGATTCCGTGCTCACCACGGGTTCGGAGAGGTTCATCGACGATCCGACCTGGACCACGATTATCAATATTGGGGCGCACGTCAGTACCGCATTGGGCCAGCTGGCGGAGGATGAGGGGCTGCTGCTGTTCGTCGATAAGCGCATGCGTGTTGCTACGGCGCAGGGCGCCGAGGATTTAGGGGCGCCGGATGCGGTGGGGCGGGAGCTTGCGGGCGCGTTTGGGCGGCGGTTGACTGCTTTTCGACGCCACACTGCCTCCACTTCCCGCATGTCGGGCGAGTTGTTACCGCTGTTGGGGATAGACGTTGGTGAACTATCTGCAGACATCTTGTGGCCGGCGCGCCGGGATCCCTCGACGAGGTTGACGGTGCCGTTGGGGCTATCAGCTGCGGGAACGCCGATGATGTTGGATCTGAAGGAGTCGGCTCACGGTGGAATGGGGCCGCATGGGTTGTGCATCGGTGCGACGGGCAGCGGTAAATCCGAGCTGCTGCGCACGCTGGTGGTGGGGTTGGCGCTGACGCATTCGCCGGCCGAACTCAATTTGGTTCTGGTGGATTTCAAAGGTGGTGCCACATTTTTGGGATTTGAGGATTTGCCCCATACCTCCGCGGTGATCACCAACTTGGAAGAGGAATCCGTACTGGTCGAGCGCATGCGCGATGCATTATCCGGTGAGATGAATCGCCGCCAGGAGGTGCTGCGCCAGGCTAGTTGTGCCAATGTCGATGAGTACAACAAACAGGCCGCGCATCCAATGCCCGCGCTGCTTATTGTCATCGACGAATTTTCTGAACTCCTTGGTCAGCACCCCGATTTCGCTGATCTCTTCGTCGCTGTCGGTCGCCTGGGCCGCTCGTTGCATATCCATTTGCTGCTGGCCAGCCAACGCCTCGACGAAGGGCGACTGCGTGGCCTCGACTCCCACCTGTCCTACCGGATCGGGTTAAAAACATTCTCCGCGTCGGAATCCCGCCAAGTCTTGGGGATCAATGACGCCTACCATCTGCCCAATCAACCGGGCGCGGGCTTCCTCAAATCAGATGTCGACACCGTGACGCGCTTCCAAGCAAGCTACGTGTCCGGGCCACTAACCCGCCGCATCGCACCCACCGCCAGCACCCAGCGCGTGCGCCGTTTCGAAGGCTGGGAAATCGAACACGACACTGAGATCATCGAGGACACCACGCAAACGCTTATCGACACCACGCTCACCCACACAACCACCGCCGCCGCACACCGCGGCTTCAGCGCTCACCGCGTCTGGTTGCCACCTCTACCAGCGGAAGTTTCCATCGGTTCCGTCGCGGAATCCACAGGAGAACTCTCAGCGGTGATCGGCATGATAGACAAGCCCTACCTGCAACGCCAAGACCCGCTCATCATTGACTTTTCGGTCAACGGCGGCTCCGGTCACTGGGCGATTTGTGGCGGTCCGCAAACCGGAAAATCTACTGCCTTGCGCAGCATCGTGGTCTCCCTTTCAGCAACGCACAGCACGCAGGATATTCGGTTTTATGTCCTTGACCTTGCCGGAACCTCACTGACGCATCTCGAGCGCTTGCCACACGTGGCCGGTGTTGCCAACCGCACTCAACCAGAACGTGTGCGCCGAGTTGTCGATGAAGTAACCGGGCTGGTCAACAATCCGGAATCCCGCCACACCTTCCTCATTGTCGACGGTTGGCATGCCCTGACCCAAGACTTCGACGAGCTTTTCGACGCCTTTTCCAACATCGCCGCACATGGCCTCGCCGCCCGTGTTCATCTGGTGATCAGCACCCAACGCTGGAGTTCCGTGCGACCCGCGGTGCGTGACCTTGTCACCGGACGCATCGAACTCAAGCTGGGTGAAGCGATGGATTCAGTCATCGACAGGAAAACCCAGCTCCGCGTACCTGCTCGCCCCGGTCGGGGTATCACCCAGGACAAAGAACACATCCTCATCGCGCATACCTCCACCCAAGATATCGCCCACGTCCAGGCAGTCGCTGCGGAACAAGGCCAGCAACCTGTCCCACGTTTGGCAGTTCTACCTGCACACATCGCGCTTCACGATCTCGCCCCAGCCACCACACCCGGCATTCCCTTCGCCCGCGGCGGTGCCACCCTGTCGACGCTTACGTGGGATCCCGCCGCCAGCCGCCACCTGTTGGCTTTTGGTAGCCAAGGCTGTGGAAAGTCAACGCTGATTCACACCATCGCTACAGGACTTGGCATCGTTGGCCGCGAAGCCGCGCGCATCGTCATGTTCGATTTCCGACGCACACACCTGGGTCTCATTCCAGAAGACATGCTCGCTGCCTACTGCGCGACGTCCACCGCCGCACAGAAAACAGTGACTGACATGGAGGCTACCTTGAGTTCACGTCTCCCCGGCGCGGATATCACACCCACCCAACTTCGTGAGCGCTCCTGGTGGCAAGGCCCCGACATCTACCTGGTCATCGACGATTATGATCTGCTTCCCGCAGGCATTCTCCACCCGCTGCGTGACATCGTTCCACACGCCCGCGACGTCGGCCTCCACGTTGTCATCGCCCGCAAAGCAGGCGGAGCCGCCCGCGCGCTCTACGATCCGGTTCTCTCCGAAATCAAGGACCAATCACCGCACATTGTGCTTTTCGACGCCGACCGCGACGAAGGCGCCATCCTCGGCCTTAAACCCACACCACAACCTCCTGGGCGCGTCGCGATGTCCATCCGTGGCGAAAACACCGGTGTCGCTCACATCGCACGAATAGGTGGAGACGCATGA
- a CDS encoding type VII secretion-associated protein has translation MITVTVVETVTIFSADDDTTYRYDVTASAIIEGWAIPAVVDQVKTIAGDSWPDIQVIIDANDEVTDKLTSTLVALGANAEAVDELVAVDDPVPQDTVVRPTQEKKPRRFYGITPVHLLLVSVLVGAIAASWLALGFMKPEVAAAPPEIVEEVSGVASISSIQPQPPAAVLVTDDLLIEAPFGFELVHNEGATYLAGADPNLRIHVSADPLHGADVELVAEELRRLIADDPTLAEQPAVEWNHDSTIDYAEAPGDGSHVLWVSWFEADRHISVGCHSRGEATLVHKAQCRQVVENLVLK, from the coding sequence ATGATTACAGTGACTGTCGTAGAAACCGTTACGATCTTCTCTGCAGATGATGACACCACCTATCGCTATGACGTCACTGCAAGCGCCATCATTGAAGGGTGGGCGATCCCCGCCGTTGTTGACCAGGTCAAAACCATCGCTGGCGACTCATGGCCCGACATACAAGTGATCATTGATGCCAACGATGAGGTCACCGACAAACTCACCTCCACGTTGGTGGCACTTGGTGCGAACGCGGAGGCCGTGGATGAGCTCGTTGCTGTAGACGATCCCGTACCCCAAGACACCGTTGTGCGCCCCACTCAGGAAAAGAAACCCCGACGCTTCTATGGCATTACCCCGGTGCATCTTCTGCTCGTGAGTGTGCTGGTGGGTGCGATTGCTGCGAGTTGGTTAGCCCTCGGCTTCATGAAACCAGAAGTGGCAGCGGCACCCCCTGAGATTGTTGAGGAAGTGAGTGGGGTCGCGTCGATAAGCTCTATACAACCGCAGCCACCGGCGGCGGTGCTGGTGACCGACGACCTCCTTATTGAAGCCCCCTTTGGTTTTGAGCTCGTGCACAATGAGGGCGCGACGTACCTGGCCGGCGCCGACCCGAACCTGCGTATTCATGTGAGTGCGGATCCACTGCACGGCGCCGACGTTGAACTAGTTGCGGAGGAGCTGCGGCGGCTTATCGCCGACGACCCCACCCTTGCCGAACAGCCAGCGGTGGAGTGGAACCACGATTCCACCATTGACTACGCGGAAGCACCCGGCGACGGCTCACACGTGCTGTGGGTGTCGTGGTTTGAGGCAGATCGGCATATAAGCGTGGGATGCCACAGCAGAGGCGAGGCGACGCTGGTGCACAAGGCGCAGTGTAGGCAGGTTGTCGAAAATTTGGTGCTGAAATAA
- a CDS encoding WXG100 family type VII secretion target, with translation MSNLFRTESDVMLATAGQVDDTNDQVQSELNRLRGVVDSVRGSWAGQAQVSFDALMNRWNASARQLQEALGSISENIRSNARNFESTEADNSQAFNAVGAGDGAGLSL, from the coding sequence ATGTCGAATCTTTTTAGGACAGAATCCGATGTCATGCTGGCCACCGCCGGTCAAGTAGATGACACCAACGACCAAGTACAAAGCGAACTCAACCGGCTCCGTGGAGTTGTTGACTCCGTCCGCGGCAGCTGGGCAGGTCAAGCTCAAGTCAGCTTCGATGCACTGATGAACCGATGGAATGCCTCAGCCCGCCAGCTGCAGGAAGCACTCGGTTCCATTTCAGAAAACATCCGTAGCAACGCTCGCAACTTTGAGTCCACTGAAGCCGATAATTCCCAAGCATTCAACGCTGTGGGCGCCGGTGATGGTGCGGGACTCAGCCTCTAA
- a CDS encoding WXG100 family type VII secretion target, protein MDMIRYEFGAIQGAATDINATSGRINALLDGLKSQLQPMVASWEGQSAEAYSEAQLKWDRAAAELNTILATISNTVAQGAERMSDVNRRAAASWGA, encoded by the coding sequence ATGGATATGATCCGCTACGAATTCGGCGCCATCCAAGGTGCCGCCACCGACATCAATGCAACCTCAGGTCGCATCAACGCACTGCTCGATGGCCTTAAGTCCCAACTCCAGCCCATGGTGGCGTCCTGGGAAGGTCAATCCGCCGAAGCATACAGTGAGGCGCAACTGAAGTGGGATCGCGCAGCTGCAGAACTCAACACAATCCTGGCAACTATCTCCAACACCGTTGCCCAAGGTGCAGAGCGCATGTCCGACGTTAACCGCCGTGCGGCCGCGAGCTGGGGTGCATAG
- the rplM gene encoding 50S ribosomal protein L13, protein MSTYHPKSGDITRKWYVIDATDVVLGRLATHAADLLRGKGKPLFAPNVDCGDHVIIINADKVAVTSNKREREMRYRHSGYPGGLKSMTLGRSLDLHPERTVEDSIVGMMPHNKLTAASAKKLHVFAGSEHPYAAQKPETYEIKKVAQ, encoded by the coding sequence GTGTCTACTTACCACCCGAAGAGCGGTGACATCACCCGTAAGTGGTACGTCATCGACGCCACTGATGTGGTTTTGGGTCGCCTGGCTACCCACGCCGCCGACCTGCTTCGCGGCAAGGGCAAGCCTTTGTTCGCACCTAACGTTGACTGCGGTGACCACGTCATCATCATCAACGCTGACAAGGTTGCAGTTACCTCCAACAAGCGCGAGCGCGAAATGCGTTACCGCCACTCCGGTTACCCTGGTGGACTGAAGTCCATGACCCTGGGTCGTTCCCTGGATCTGCACCCAGAGCGTACCGTTGAGGATTCCATTGTCGGCATGATGCCGCACAACAAGCTCACCGCTGCTTCCGCTAAGAAGCTGCATGTCTTCGCAGGCTCCGAGCACCCATACGCTGCTCAGAAGCCTGAGACCTACGAGATCAAGAAGGTGGCCCAGTAA
- the rpsI gene encoding 30S ribosomal protein S9, translating to MSEPIQNENVESNVADAADIAAATAATEEFTNTIGDAIASSEEETVEAAPVVLDGPIQTVGRRKRAIVRVRLVAGSGEFKCNGRTLEEYFPNKLHQQLIKAPLVLLDRENQFDIVATLKGGGPTGQAGAFRLAIARALNAYNPAERGELKKAGFLTRDARAVERKKAGLHKARRAPQYSKR from the coding sequence ATGTCCGAGCCTATCCAGAACGAGAACGTAGAGAGCAACGTCGCAGACGCTGCTGACATCGCTGCAGCAACCGCTGCAACCGAGGAATTCACCAACACCATCGGTGATGCAATCGCTTCCTCCGAGGAAGAGACCGTTGAGGCTGCACCAGTAGTGCTCGACGGCCCAATCCAGACCGTTGGTCGCCGTAAGCGCGCCATCGTTCGCGTCCGCCTTGTAGCTGGCTCCGGCGAGTTCAAGTGCAACGGCCGCACCCTGGAAGAGTACTTCCCTAACAAGCTGCACCAGCAGCTGATCAAGGCTCCTCTGGTCCTCCTGGACCGCGAGAACCAGTTCGACATCGTTGCAACCCTGAAGGGTGGTGGCCCAACCGGACAGGCTGGCGCATTCCGCCTCGCAATTGCACGTGCACTGAACGCATACAACCCAGCAGAGCGCGGCGAGCTGAAGAAGGCTGGCTTCCTCACTCGTGACGCTCGTGCAGTTGAGCGTAAGAAGGCTGGTCTGCACAAGGCACGTCGTGCACCTCAGTACTCCAAGCGTTGA